One genomic segment of Microbacterium sp. BLY includes these proteins:
- a CDS encoding cation diffusion facilitator family transporter: protein MHDHAPAPGGLRSASSRRLLAISLTLTATVMIVQVVGALLTGSLALLADAAHMFTDASALVIALIAATVAARPADDRRTFGYQRAEVFGALINAVILIALATVVAVQGVQRLLNPSEVEVAGGLMLVVAVVGLFANAVSMWLLSRAQRTNLNVRGAYLEVMGDLLGSLMVIIAAGVILVTGWMPADALASLFIAAMIIPRAVVLLKEVFSVLAESAPKGMAVGEIRTHLLGYDGVVGVHDVHVWQLTRGAPVFTAHVSVRPDLLAEGRSAALLSEMQACLADHFDVAHSTFQIEPAEQSDCEPHHA from the coding sequence ATGCACGACCACGCGCCCGCTCCCGGCGGCCTCCGTTCGGCGAGCAGCCGACGCCTGCTCGCGATCTCGCTGACCCTCACGGCCACGGTGATGATCGTCCAGGTCGTCGGCGCGCTCCTCACGGGATCGCTGGCGCTGCTCGCCGACGCCGCGCACATGTTCACGGACGCCTCCGCGCTCGTGATCGCCCTGATCGCGGCGACGGTCGCCGCGCGCCCGGCCGACGACCGGCGGACGTTCGGGTACCAGCGCGCCGAGGTCTTCGGCGCGCTCATCAACGCGGTCATCCTCATCGCCCTCGCCACCGTCGTCGCCGTGCAGGGGGTGCAGCGCCTGCTGAACCCCTCGGAGGTCGAGGTCGCCGGCGGGCTGATGCTCGTCGTCGCGGTCGTCGGCCTCTTCGCCAACGCGGTGTCGATGTGGCTGCTCAGCCGGGCCCAGCGCACGAACCTGAACGTGCGCGGCGCCTACCTCGAGGTGATGGGCGACCTGCTGGGCTCGCTCATGGTGATCATCGCGGCCGGCGTCATCCTCGTCACAGGGTGGATGCCCGCCGATGCCCTCGCCTCGCTGTTCATCGCGGCGATGATCATCCCCCGGGCCGTCGTCCTGCTCAAGGAGGTGTTCTCCGTGCTCGCCGAGTCGGCGCCGAAGGGCATGGCCGTCGGCGAGATCCGCACGCACCTGCTCGGTTACGACGGCGTCGTCGGGGTGCACGACGTGCACGTGTGGCAGCTCACCCGCGGCGCGCCGGTGTTCACCGCGCACGTCAGCGTACGGCCGGACCTGCTGGCGGAGGGGCGCTCGGCGGCGCTGCTGTCGGAGATGCAGGCGTGTCTCGCCGACCACTTCGACGTCGCCCACTCCACCTTCCAGATCGAACCGGCCGAGCAGAGCGACTGCGAGCCGCACCACGCCTAG